From the genome of Papaver somniferum cultivar HN1 chromosome 2, ASM357369v1, whole genome shotgun sequence, one region includes:
- the LOC113346921 gene encoding uncharacterized protein LOC113346921, translating to MGSEKWEQTVMKFFMNPVLRVPFYIFTLTLLSLLLPLSFLLLARLSYVKYPSLPSSFLLSLFLNINPALLQALLSFFSVTALIHGLTGKFTLLYGSPLQPRLHIAWIFLCVLQVTVGLGIEAIVVSGVWPDDYGADKRSLLISRIVFFIGLHETMLYWGKTVVRPVVDDTIFGGARSEKWIEKVAISAGFGALWLWRLRDEVETLVLVVEIKRELLIGLGISDFISWWLYYLTVTIGMLRVVKGFIWFAEGLFCRRRPQQSDNCPCEDDSKV from the coding sequence ATGGGTTCCGAGAAATGGGAGCAAACAGTGATGAAGTTCTTTATGAATCCAGTTCTAAGGGTGCCATTTTATATTTTCACATTAACCCTTTtaagtcttcttcttcctctctcatTTCTATTACTAGCTAGATTGTCTTATGTAAAGTACCCTTCACTACCATCTTCTTTCCTTCTCTCCCTCTTTCTCAATATCAATCCTGCTCTACTACAAGCTCTTCTATCATTTTTCAGCGTTACAGCTCTTATTCACGGTTTAACGGGCAAATTCACACTTTTATATGGATCACCTCTTCAACCTCGTCTTCATATTGCGTGGATTTTCCTTTGTGTTTTACAAGTAACTGTTGGGTTGGGGATTGAAGCTATTGTCGTCTCCGGTGTTTGGCCTGATGATTATGGTGCTGACAAAAGGAGTTTGTTGATAAGTAGGATTGTTTTCTTTATTGGTTTGCATGAAACTATGCTTTATTGGGGAAAAACTGTCGTAAGACCTGTTGTGGATGATACGATTTTTGGGGGTGCAAGGAGCGAAAAATGGATTGAAAAGGTGGCAATAAGCGCGGGCTTTGGTGCGTTGTGGCTGTGGAGATTAAGAGACGAGGTTGAAACGTTAGTTCTTGTCGTAGAAATTAAAAGAGAGCTCTTAATTGGTTTGGGAATATCTGATTTTATTAGTTGGTGGTTGTATTATCTTACTGTTACAATTGGTATGTTGAGGGTTGTCAAGGGTTTCATTTGGTTCGCCGAAGGTTTGTTCTGTAGAAGAAGACCACAGCAGAGCGATAATTGTCCTTGTGAGGATGACAGTAAGGTCTAA
- the LOC113346920 gene encoding ubiquitin-conjugating enzyme E2 32-like translates to MAEGKYNMKNPAVKRILQEVKEMQANPSDDFMSLPLEENIFEWQFAIKGPPDTEFEGGIYHGRIQLPADYPFQPPAFMLLSPNGRFETQTKICLSISSHHPEHWQPSWSVRTALVALIAFMPTNPDGALGSLDYKKEQRRELAIKSREAAPKYGTPERQKIIDEIHEYMLSKVLPAPPQHSPQQPASEEDLSNKDGEAQSSPQNGDVIHEGHPIPEADDRIVEDAREVHVNANAGPLRVSFNAGVTVTRRVPATDSNTETAVTVATPASDRLFTLAAIGLAVAIAYLLLKKFLKSSGHDIGSM, encoded by the exons ATGGCTGAAGGGAAGTATAATATGAAGAATCCGGCTGTGAAGAGAATTCTTCAGGAAGTTAAAGAGATGCAGGCTAATCCATCTGATGATTTCATGAGTCTCCCTCTTGAG GAAAATATATTCGAATGGCAATTTGCAATAAAAGGTCCACCTGATACTGAATTTGAAGGAGGGATTTACCATGGGAGAATTCAATTGCCTGCTGATTATCCATTTCAGCCTCCTGCTTTCATGTTGTTATCT CCAAATGGACGATTTGAAACACAAACGAAGATATGTTTAAGTATATCAAGTCATCATCCTGAACACTGGCAACCTTCGTGgagtg TTAGAACTGCCCTAGTAGCACTAATAGCATTCATGCCAACAAACCCTGATGGAGCATTGGGTTCTCTGGACTATAAGAAAGAACAAAGGCGTGAACTAGCTATTAAATCACGAGAAGCAGCTCCCAAATATGGGACTCCTGAACGTCAAAAAATAATTGATGAG attcatgaatatatgCTAAGCAAGGTGCTTCCAGCTCCTCCCCAACACAGCCCCCAGCAGCCAGCCTCTGAGGAGGACTTGAGCAACAAAGATGGTGAAGCCCAGTCCAGTCCCCAGAACGGTGATGTGATTCATGAGGGTCATCCCATTCCTGAGGCCGATGACAGGATTGTGGAAGATGCAAGAGAAGTCCATGTTAATGCTAATGCAGGTCCCTTGAGAGTCAGCTTCAATGCAGGTGTGACGGTAACAAGACGTGTACCAGCCACAGACTCCAATACAGAAACTGCGGTTACAGTTGCAACACCTGCTAGTGACCGCCTTTTCACGTTGGCTGCGATTGGTCTGGCAGTTgctattgcttatcttttactcaagAAGTTCTTGAAATCAAGTGGTCATGATATTGGTTCCATGTAG